In Kocuria turfanensis, a single genomic region encodes these proteins:
- a CDS encoding enoyl-CoA hydratase/isomerase family protein, protein MSETTTDATTGTAADTTTGTNSSTGTDADTTTGADTAADTTTGTGATGADTSTGTDAAIETGTGTVVVELRGRVAVVTVTRPEVRNALNVGVLDGIEAALDACERRADVDAVVFTGAGEKSFVAGADISQLVGYTLQDGLRARMQRLWDRIQDLELPTIAAVNGVALGGGNELAMSCDIRIAADRARFGLPEAGLGILPGAGGTQRLSRLVGLGRAQEMILTGRIIDAEEALRIGLVTSVVPPEELLDAALGTAGTILAKGPLAVRLAKLVVRGGAETDQRTGLLLERLAQSLLYAADEKAEGASAFLEKRPAHFRDA, encoded by the coding sequence ATGAGCGAGACCACCACGGACGCGACCACCGGCACGGCCGCGGACACGACCACCGGCACGAACAGCAGCACCGGCACGGACGCCGACACGACCACCGGCGCCGACACGGCCGCGGACACGACCACGGGCACCGGCGCGACCGGCGCGGACACCAGCACCGGCACGGACGCCGCCATCGAGACGGGGACGGGCACCGTCGTCGTCGAGCTGCGGGGCCGCGTCGCCGTCGTCACCGTGACCCGGCCCGAGGTGCGCAACGCCCTGAACGTCGGGGTGCTGGACGGGATCGAGGCCGCCCTCGACGCGTGCGAGCGGCGGGCCGACGTCGACGCGGTCGTCTTCACCGGCGCGGGGGAGAAGTCCTTCGTGGCCGGCGCGGACATCTCCCAGCTGGTCGGCTACACGCTGCAGGACGGGCTGCGGGCCCGGATGCAGCGCCTCTGGGACCGGATCCAGGACCTCGAGCTGCCCACGATCGCCGCCGTCAACGGCGTGGCCCTGGGCGGGGGCAACGAGCTGGCGATGTCCTGCGACATCCGCATCGCCGCCGACCGCGCCCGGTTCGGGCTGCCCGAGGCCGGCCTCGGCATCCTCCCGGGCGCCGGCGGCACCCAGCGGCTCTCCCGGCTCGTGGGCCTGGGCCGGGCCCAGGAGATGATCCTCACCGGCCGGATCATCGACGCCGAGGAGGCCCTGCGGATCGGCCTGGTCACCAGCGTGGTGCCCCCCGAGGAGCTGCTCGACGCCGCGCTCGGCACCGCGGGCACGATCCTGGCCAAGGGGCCGCTGGCCGTGCGCCTGGCCAAGCTCGTGGTGCGCGGCGGCGCCGAGACGGACCAGCGCACCGGGCTGCTGCTGGAGCGCCTGGCCCAGTCCCTGCTCTACGCCGCCGACGAGAAGGCCGAGGGCGCGAGCGCCTTCCTGGAGAAGCGGCCCGCGCACTTCCGCGACGCCTGA
- a CDS encoding TRAP transporter permease, with translation MRTDTRVTTPWRAAVIVLTVLGVLLAMNQVFFWNVGGLSLLTNSYLYLILAAFLPVVFIVNPLRKVPLAAKVGAGRDDDAPVPQESPVRWYDVLLMVVSAAVCVYFAVNGTRIKNFGWEFMAPTTATVAAFVLWLVVLEALRRTGGTVVTVIALLFSLYPLVAENLPIGVLQGVTYDLPTLAQVHIMGAEGVLGLPIQTAATILVGFLVFGVALQHTGGADFFHNLSMSIFGRYRGGSAKVSVASSAAMGMMSGSAVSNVLTTGPMTIPAMKRSGFSPTYAGGIEATASSGGSITPPIMGTAAFLMVSFVGVPYTEILVAATIPAVLYFLGIYLQVDGYAARKGLKGVPVSMLPRTLATLVQGWPYVLALALLTGMLFLTSSEAQVPYWVILVLLVVAVLRPGQTFGLREFTDFLVDAGRTLGNIIGIIAGVGLIVGGLTATGVSLSLARELVSLVGDNVVLILIAGAVTCFILGMGMTISAAYVFLAIVMVPAVIDLGVNPLAAHLFVIYWASVSYITPPVGLAAFAAAGLAKAPAMATSVAAMKLGAVKYIVPFGFALNPALVAQDSPGRILLAFALSIVGVYALASAIEGWTVGFDRRMPALFRVAAAVGGFLLFLPTPLTAVVGLALVAGSVLLTFLTVKAGATDDDAPAARADAPVTANA, from the coding sequence ATGAGAACTGACACCCGGGTGACGACCCCGTGGCGCGCCGCCGTGATCGTGCTGACCGTCCTGGGCGTGCTGCTGGCCATGAACCAGGTCTTCTTCTGGAACGTGGGCGGGCTGTCCCTGCTCACCAACTCCTACCTCTATCTGATCCTGGCCGCCTTCCTGCCGGTCGTGTTCATCGTCAACCCGCTGCGCAAGGTGCCCCTGGCCGCGAAGGTCGGGGCCGGCCGGGACGACGACGCACCCGTGCCGCAGGAGTCCCCGGTCCGCTGGTACGACGTGCTGCTCATGGTGGTCTCGGCGGCGGTGTGCGTGTACTTCGCGGTCAACGGCACCCGGATCAAGAACTTCGGCTGGGAGTTCATGGCGCCGACCACCGCCACGGTGGCCGCCTTCGTGCTGTGGCTCGTGGTCCTGGAGGCCCTGCGCCGCACCGGCGGGACGGTCGTCACCGTGATCGCCCTGCTCTTCTCGCTCTATCCGCTGGTGGCCGAGAACCTGCCGATCGGGGTGCTGCAGGGCGTGACCTACGACCTGCCCACGCTGGCGCAGGTGCACATCATGGGCGCCGAGGGCGTGCTGGGCCTGCCGATCCAGACCGCGGCGACCATCCTCGTGGGCTTCCTGGTCTTCGGCGTGGCCCTGCAGCACACCGGCGGCGCGGACTTCTTCCACAACCTGTCGATGTCGATCTTCGGCCGCTACCGCGGCGGCTCCGCCAAGGTGTCCGTGGCCAGCAGCGCCGCGATGGGCATGATGAGCGGCAGCGCGGTCTCCAACGTGCTGACCACCGGACCCATGACCATCCCGGCCATGAAGCGTTCCGGGTTCAGCCCCACCTACGCCGGCGGGATCGAGGCCACGGCCTCCTCCGGCGGGTCCATCACCCCGCCGATCATGGGCACCGCGGCCTTCCTGATGGTCTCCTTCGTGGGGGTGCCGTACACGGAGATCCTGGTCGCCGCCACCATCCCCGCCGTCCTGTACTTCCTGGGCATCTACCTGCAGGTCGACGGCTACGCGGCCCGCAAGGGGCTGAAGGGCGTGCCCGTGAGCATGCTGCCCCGGACCCTCGCCACCCTGGTGCAGGGCTGGCCCTACGTCCTGGCGCTGGCCCTGCTCACCGGGATGCTGTTCCTCACCAGCTCCGAGGCGCAGGTGCCCTACTGGGTGATCCTGGTGCTGCTCGTGGTGGCCGTCCTGCGCCCGGGCCAGACGTTCGGCCTGCGGGAGTTCACCGACTTCCTGGTCGACGCCGGCCGGACGCTGGGCAACATCATCGGGATCATCGCCGGCGTGGGCCTGATCGTCGGCGGGCTCACCGCCACCGGCGTGAGCCTGTCCCTGGCCCGCGAGCTGGTCTCGCTGGTCGGCGACAACGTGGTGCTCATCCTCATCGCCGGCGCGGTCACCTGCTTCATCCTCGGGATGGGCATGACCATCTCCGCGGCCTACGTGTTCCTGGCGATCGTCATGGTCCCGGCGGTGATCGACCTCGGGGTGAACCCGCTCGCGGCGCACCTGTTCGTCATCTACTGGGCGTCCGTCTCCTACATCACCCCGCCCGTGGGCCTGGCCGCGTTCGCCGCGGCGGGCCTGGCCAAGGCTCCCGCCATGGCCACCAGCGTGGCCGCCATGAAGCTGGGCGCGGTGAAGTACATCGTCCCGTTCGGCTTCGCCCTCAACCCGGCGCTCGTCGCCCAGGACTCGCCCGGGCGGATCCTGCTGGCCTTCGCCCTGAGCATCGTGGGCGTCTACGCCCTGGCCTCGGCGATCGAGGGCTGGACGGTCGGCTTCGACCGCCGGATGCCCGCGCTGTTCCGGGTCGCCGCGGCCGTCGGCGGGTTCCTGCTCTTCCTGCCCACCCCGCTCACCGCCGTCGTCGGCCTGGCCCTCGTGGCCGGGAGCGTGCTGCTGACCTTCCTCACCGTGAAGGCCGGGGCCACCGACGACGACGCCCCTGCGGCCCGGGCCGATGCGCCCGTGACCGCGAACGCCTGA
- a CDS encoding TAXI family TRAP transporter solute-binding subunit has translation MRTTRTRFAALGAIALLGLTGCSAAVGEEPVGPNGLPQQLVWSTYNVGTGTYNDLAAIANTLTNEEGVQVRLMTADTGIGRLAPLVNGTVDYSRAGDEYYYAFEGDYEYASPEWGPQDLRMVWAPLGNYGLLVREDSGIDSFADLEGKRFPELTANTSINNKMEGFLNYGGLTGEDVQKVPVSYGEQIAALEAGQIDALYQNVVGSNIDELASKHDVKWLGFDDPDPARYETWDELMPMVSVGEVTDGAGMEKGESARVLEYTIPLTTLASRDADEVYHLVKSMVEHYERYETTTPDTHRFSFDAVLKEPLVVPFHEGTVRYFEERGVWTEELERKNQELVERGERMREGWPGVVESSSEETLAQDWAEWKKTELDTEPTEGTEGTDDEN, from the coding sequence ATGAGGACAACGAGAACACGGTTCGCCGCCCTGGGCGCCATCGCCCTGCTGGGCCTGACCGGGTGCAGCGCCGCCGTCGGAGAGGAGCCGGTGGGCCCCAACGGGCTGCCGCAGCAGCTGGTGTGGTCCACCTACAACGTGGGCACCGGCACGTACAACGACCTCGCCGCGATCGCGAACACGCTCACCAACGAGGAGGGTGTGCAGGTGCGCCTGATGACCGCGGACACCGGCATCGGCCGGCTGGCCCCGCTGGTCAACGGCACCGTGGACTACTCCCGGGCCGGGGACGAGTACTACTACGCCTTCGAGGGCGACTACGAGTACGCCAGCCCGGAGTGGGGCCCCCAGGACCTCCGGATGGTGTGGGCGCCGCTGGGCAACTACGGCCTGCTGGTGCGCGAGGACAGCGGGATCGACTCCTTCGCGGACCTGGAGGGCAAGCGGTTCCCGGAGCTGACCGCCAACACCTCGATCAACAACAAGATGGAGGGCTTCCTCAACTACGGCGGCCTGACCGGGGAGGACGTCCAGAAGGTCCCCGTCTCCTACGGCGAGCAGATCGCCGCTCTGGAGGCCGGGCAGATCGACGCCCTGTACCAGAACGTGGTGGGCTCCAACATCGACGAGCTCGCCTCCAAGCACGACGTGAAGTGGCTGGGCTTCGACGACCCGGACCCGGCCCGCTACGAGACCTGGGACGAGCTCATGCCCATGGTCTCGGTCGGCGAGGTCACCGACGGCGCCGGGATGGAGAAGGGCGAGAGCGCCCGCGTGCTCGAGTACACGATCCCGCTCACGACCCTGGCCTCCCGCGACGCCGACGAGGTCTACCACCTCGTGAAGTCGATGGTGGAGCACTACGAGCGCTACGAGACCACCACCCCGGACACCCACCGGTTCTCCTTCGACGCCGTCCTGAAGGAGCCGCTGGTGGTCCCGTTCCACGAGGGCACCGTCCGCTACTTCGAGGAGCGCGGCGTGTGGACCGAGGAGCTCGAGCGGAAGAACCAGGAGCTCGTCGAGCGCGGCGAGCGGATGCGGGAGGGGTGGCCCGGCGTCGTCGAGTCCTCCTCGGAGGAGACGCTCGCACAGGACTGGGCGGAGTGGAAGAAGACCGAGCTGGACACCGAGCCGACCGAGGGAACCGAGGGGACCGACGATGAGAACTGA
- a CDS encoding enoyl-CoA hydratase/isomerase family protein encodes MPEPHPTALEAPPQVRVERAGAVAVVILDDERRRNVLGAELRDRLRAVLAELAADPAVGAVVLTGAGDCFSGGGDLASMPPAGAAASADRMTEIAGLVQQLAALEKPVVAAVSGPAAGVAVGLVCLCDVVVAGESARFLFPFTRLGLVPDGGLVHSLGQRVGPGRARAILLEGAPVDARAALAAGLADRVVADADVLDAAIAGAQDLAQRAPLAVATLKRGLRESSGSLGDALAFEREHQPALFGTADFREGKHAFLERREPSFSGR; translated from the coding sequence GTGCCGGAGCCGCACCCCACCGCCCTCGAGGCCCCGCCGCAGGTGCGCGTCGAGCGCGCCGGCGCCGTGGCCGTCGTGATCCTGGACGACGAGCGCCGCCGCAACGTGCTCGGCGCCGAGCTGCGCGACCGGCTGCGCGCCGTCCTGGCGGAGCTCGCGGCGGACCCCGCGGTGGGCGCCGTGGTGCTCACCGGCGCGGGCGACTGCTTCAGCGGCGGCGGGGACCTCGCCTCGATGCCCCCGGCCGGCGCCGCGGCGTCGGCCGACCGGATGACGGAGATCGCGGGCCTGGTGCAGCAGCTCGCCGCGCTGGAGAAGCCCGTCGTCGCCGCGGTGAGCGGGCCCGCCGCCGGTGTGGCCGTCGGCCTCGTCTGCCTCTGCGACGTCGTGGTGGCCGGGGAGTCCGCCCGCTTCCTGTTCCCCTTCACCCGCCTCGGGCTGGTCCCCGACGGGGGCCTGGTGCACTCGCTGGGCCAGCGCGTGGGTCCCGGCCGGGCCCGGGCGATCCTGCTCGAGGGCGCGCCGGTGGACGCGCGGGCCGCCCTGGCCGCCGGGCTCGCCGACCGCGTGGTGGCGGATGCCGACGTGCTGGACGCCGCGATCGCCGGCGCCCAGGACCTCGCGCAGCGGGCGCCGCTGGCGGTCGCCACGCTCAAGCGGGGCCTGCGCGAGTCCTCCGGCTCCCTCGGGGACGCCCTCGCCTTCGAGCGGGAGCACCAGCCCGCGCTCTTCGGGACCGCCGACTTCCGGGAGGGCAAGCACGCCTTCCTCGAGCGGCGCGAGCCCTCCTTCTCCGGGCGCTGA
- a CDS encoding acyl-CoA dehydrogenase family protein, whose amino-acid sequence MTAAATDLLNVDADLGPEELETRDSVREFVDRRIRPNIAGWYADAVFPQEIVPEMAQLGLLGMHIQGYGCAGKSAVQYGIAMQELEAGDSGLRTFVSVQGSLAMSAIAKHGSEEQKQRWLPGMAAGEIIGCFGLTEPTAGSDPSTMATTAVREGDEWVLNGAKRWIGLASIAHVAVIWAKTVDESGKARVRGFLVPTGTPGFTATPIEPKLSMRASIQCDITLQDVRLPADALLPENPGLRGPFSCLNEARYGIVWGALGAARDSFEAALAYSQQRIQFDKPLAAYQLSQQKLVNMALEIQKGQLLALRIGRLKDEGRLENHMISVGKLNNCRVAIEVCREARTMLGGNGVTLDHSPLRHANNLESVRTYEGTDEVHTLILGQHLTGHAAFR is encoded by the coding sequence ATGACCGCCGCCGCGACCGATCTGCTCAACGTCGACGCGGACCTCGGCCCCGAGGAGCTCGAGACCCGCGACAGCGTCCGCGAGTTCGTGGACCGCCGGATCCGCCCCAACATCGCCGGGTGGTACGCCGACGCCGTCTTCCCGCAGGAGATCGTGCCCGAGATGGCGCAGCTGGGTCTGCTGGGCATGCACATCCAGGGCTACGGGTGCGCCGGGAAGTCCGCGGTGCAGTACGGCATCGCGATGCAGGAGCTCGAGGCCGGGGACTCCGGGCTGCGCACGTTCGTCTCCGTGCAGGGCTCGCTCGCGATGTCCGCGATCGCCAAGCACGGCTCCGAGGAGCAGAAGCAGCGCTGGCTGCCCGGCATGGCCGCCGGCGAGATCATCGGCTGCTTCGGGCTCACCGAGCCCACCGCCGGCTCCGACCCCTCCACGATGGCGACCACCGCGGTGCGCGAGGGCGACGAGTGGGTGCTCAACGGCGCCAAGCGCTGGATCGGCCTGGCCTCGATCGCCCACGTGGCCGTGATCTGGGCCAAGACCGTGGACGAGAGCGGCAAGGCGCGGGTCCGGGGCTTCCTGGTGCCCACCGGCACCCCCGGGTTCACGGCCACCCCGATCGAGCCGAAGCTGTCGATGCGCGCCTCCATCCAGTGCGACATCACCCTCCAGGACGTGCGGCTCCCGGCCGATGCGCTCCTGCCGGAGAACCCCGGGCTGCGGGGCCCGTTCTCCTGTCTCAACGAGGCCCGCTACGGCATCGTGTGGGGCGCCCTGGGCGCCGCGCGCGACAGCTTCGAGGCCGCCCTGGCCTACTCGCAGCAGCGCATCCAGTTCGACAAGCCCCTGGCGGCCTACCAGCTCTCCCAGCAGAAGCTGGTGAACATGGCCCTGGAGATCCAGAAGGGGCAGCTGCTGGCCCTGCGCATCGGACGGCTCAAGGACGAGGGCCGGCTGGAGAACCACATGATCTCCGTGGGCAAGCTCAACAACTGCCGGGTGGCGATCGAGGTGTGCCGGGAGGCCCGGACGATGCTCGGCGGCAACGGGGTCACCCTCGACCACTCCCCGCTGCGGCACGCCAACAACCTGGAGTCCGTGCGCACCTACGAGGGCACCGACGAGGTGCACACGCTGATCCTGGGCCAGCACCTGACCGGGCACGCGGCCTTCCGCTGA
- a CDS encoding MFS transporter produces the protein MSAPRTALLQVVNAPGPAGTRLALFALAMGGFGVGTTEFASMGLLPFIAEDLGASIPAVGQSISLYALGVVVGAPLITALAARVERKTLLLGLMLTFVVGNGLSAAAPSLEWLFVARFLSGLPHGAYFGVAAVVASSLVPRERRGTAVARVMLGLTIANIVGVPFAAALGGALGWRSAYLLVVLLGALTIAALALWVPRTRNEGMASPTQEIRALARPQVVLTLLAGSVGFGGMFAVYTYISPTLTELSGLDIGTVPWVLAVFGVGMTVGSLLAGPLVDRSIERTALGAGAVSGLALAFFALFVHVPAAAVIGALWIGIMGSIFTTSLQVRLLREAKDAPSLTAAMNHAAFNLANAMGAFLGGAVISAGWGYRAPAWVGVGLALAGLLILTYAVQRRRQQSLSAG, from the coding sequence GTGTCCGCACCCCGCACCGCTCTGCTCCAGGTGGTCAACGCCCCCGGCCCCGCCGGCACCCGTCTCGCGCTCTTCGCCCTGGCCATGGGCGGGTTCGGCGTGGGCACCACCGAGTTCGCCTCGATGGGCCTGCTGCCCTTCATCGCCGAGGACCTCGGCGCCTCGATCCCGGCCGTGGGCCAGTCCATCTCGCTCTACGCGCTGGGCGTGGTGGTGGGCGCGCCGCTGATCACGGCGCTCGCCGCCCGGGTGGAGCGCAAGACGCTGCTGCTGGGGCTGATGCTCACGTTCGTCGTGGGCAACGGGCTCTCGGCGGCCGCGCCCTCGCTCGAGTGGCTGTTCGTGGCCCGGTTCCTCTCCGGGCTGCCGCACGGGGCCTATTTCGGGGTGGCCGCGGTGGTGGCCTCCTCCCTCGTGCCCCGCGAGCGGCGCGGCACCGCGGTGGCCCGGGTCATGCTCGGGCTGACGATCGCCAACATCGTGGGCGTGCCGTTCGCGGCGGCCCTCGGCGGGGCCCTGGGCTGGCGCTCCGCCTACCTGCTGGTGGTGCTGCTGGGCGCCCTGACCATCGCGGCGCTGGCCCTCTGGGTCCCGCGCACGCGCAACGAGGGCATGGCCTCCCCGACCCAGGAGATCCGCGCCCTGGCCCGCCCGCAGGTGGTCCTGACGCTGCTGGCCGGCTCCGTGGGCTTCGGCGGGATGTTCGCGGTCTACACCTACATCTCCCCCACCCTGACCGAGCTCTCCGGCCTGGACATCGGCACCGTCCCGTGGGTGCTGGCCGTGTTCGGCGTGGGCATGACCGTGGGCTCCCTGCTGGCCGGTCCGCTGGTGGACCGCTCGATCGAGAGGACCGCCCTGGGCGCCGGCGCCGTCTCGGGGCTCGCCCTGGCCTTCTTCGCGCTGTTCGTCCACGTCCCGGCGGCGGCCGTGATCGGCGCACTGTGGATCGGGATCATGGGCTCGATCTTCACGACCTCCCTGCAGGTGCGCCTGCTGCGCGAGGCCAAGGACGCCCCCTCCCTCACCGCGGCCATGAACCACGCCGCGTTCAACCTGGCCAACGCGATGGGCGCCTTCCTGGGCGGGGCCGTGATCTCCGCCGGATGGGGCTACCGCGCCCCGGCCTGGGTGGGCGTGGGCCTGGCGCTGGCCGGGCTGCTCATCCTGACCTACGCCGTCCAGCGGCGCCGGCAGCAGTCGCTCTCGGCGGGCTGA
- a CDS encoding response regulator transcription factor, which yields MSYASSFTVLTEVLPRLTHPDGSPIRALVVDDEPALADLVAMGVGMCGWEARIAHEGYDAVTQAREFAPDVLVLDRMLPGLDGLQVLSRIRQSFPEVPVLFLTAKDTVEDRIEGLASGGDDYVTKPFSIEEVLIRLHRLVQRSGAAAQDSATLVVGDLVLNIDSREVTRAGAPIELTATQFELLRYLMENPRRVLSKAQILDAVWHYDFSGQANIVELYISYLRKRIDAGRAPMIHTVRGAGYVIKPAP from the coding sequence ATGTCCTACGCCTCCAGCTTCACCGTCCTCACCGAGGTCCTGCCCCGCCTGACCCACCCGGACGGCTCGCCCATCCGCGCCCTGGTCGTGGACGACGAGCCCGCCCTGGCCGACCTCGTGGCCATGGGCGTGGGCATGTGCGGCTGGGAGGCGAGGATCGCCCACGAGGGCTACGACGCCGTGACCCAGGCCCGGGAGTTCGCCCCGGACGTGCTGGTGCTGGACCGGATGTTGCCGGGACTGGACGGGCTGCAGGTCCTGTCCAGGATCCGCCAGTCCTTCCCGGAGGTGCCCGTGCTGTTCCTCACGGCCAAGGACACCGTCGAGGACCGGATCGAGGGCCTGGCCTCGGGCGGGGACGACTACGTGACCAAGCCCTTCTCCATCGAGGAGGTGCTGATCCGGCTGCACCGGCTGGTCCAGCGCTCCGGCGCCGCCGCCCAGGACAGCGCCACCCTGGTGGTGGGCGACCTCGTGCTGAACATCGACAGCCGCGAGGTCACCCGGGCCGGTGCGCCGATCGAGCTGACGGCCACGCAGTTCGAGCTGCTGCGCTACCTGATGGAGAACCCGCGCCGGGTGCTGTCCAAGGCGCAGATCCTGGACGCGGTCTGGCACTACGACTTCTCGGGCCAGGCCAACATCGTGGAGCTCTACATCTCCTACCTGCGCAAGCGGATCGACGCCGGCCGCGCCCCGATGATCCACACCGTGCGCGGGGCCGGCTACGTCATCAAGCCCGCCCCCTGA
- a CDS encoding sensor histidine kinase, with amino-acid sequence MAAGHRTAPALRRRRRLATRLIAGVLTILAVVLLVLGATIVELTRQDLAERLDGSLRQATGRAITFTGPDGPQARDPLDAPGQPVGVLVVATQEGEVSTASYRAESGEAEPLPEEDVEALRTAGAFEAETPDERGFGDRRRSVGTEQGRLTTVELSVGEYRVESVARAREDTERVLVVGLPTTSVDETVGELVATMAGGSVLALLTTAVAGTVVVRRSLRPLEQVSAAAARVARLPLASGEVSLADQQVPGDLAEPGTEVGEVGHALNSLLDNVDSALAARQHSETRLRQFVADASHELRTPLAAVRGYTDMLQLTEPLTEHGRASLTRVEQQTLRMTALVEDLLLLARLDEGRAPQLRETDLAELMAEALTDASAAGPDHRWSLDVPESPVPVRADAAQLGQVLANLLSNARKHTPAGTAVTAAITSTEDGWAQASVLDEGPGIPAAFQDQLFERFSRLDTSRTSREGSTGLGLSIVRSVVTAHGGDVTVDSRPGRTLFTVRLPLHTA; translated from the coding sequence ATGGCGGCCGGCCACCGCACCGCACCGGCCCTCCGGCGCCGCCGGCGCCTGGCCACCCGGCTGATCGCCGGCGTCCTCACGATCCTGGCCGTGGTGCTGCTCGTGCTCGGCGCGACCATCGTCGAGCTGACCCGCCAGGACCTCGCCGAGCGGCTCGACGGGTCCCTGCGCCAGGCCACCGGCCGCGCCATCACCTTCACCGGCCCCGACGGGCCCCAGGCCCGGGACCCGCTCGACGCCCCCGGCCAGCCGGTGGGCGTCCTGGTGGTGGCCACGCAGGAGGGCGAGGTGAGCACGGCCTCCTACCGGGCCGAGTCCGGGGAGGCCGAGCCGCTGCCCGAGGAGGACGTCGAGGCCCTGCGGACGGCGGGCGCCTTCGAGGCCGAGACCCCGGACGAGCGCGGCTTCGGGGACCGCCGCCGCTCCGTGGGCACGGAGCAGGGCCGGCTGACCACGGTGGAGCTGTCGGTGGGCGAGTACCGGGTGGAGTCGGTCGCCCGGGCGCGCGAGGACACCGAACGGGTGCTCGTGGTCGGGCTGCCCACCACCTCCGTGGACGAGACCGTCGGAGAGCTGGTGGCCACCATGGCCGGCGGCAGCGTCCTGGCGCTGCTGACCACGGCGGTGGCCGGCACGGTGGTGGTGCGTCGGTCGCTGCGGCCGCTGGAGCAGGTCTCGGCCGCGGCCGCCCGCGTCGCCCGCCTGCCCCTGGCCTCCGGGGAGGTGTCGCTGGCCGACCAGCAGGTGCCGGGGGACCTGGCCGAGCCCGGCACCGAGGTCGGGGAGGTCGGCCACGCCCTGAACTCCCTGCTGGACAACGTCGACTCCGCCCTGGCCGCCCGCCAGCACTCCGAGACCCGGCTGCGCCAGTTCGTCGCCGACGCCTCCCACGAGCTGCGCACGCCCCTGGCCGCGGTGCGCGGCTACACCGACATGCTCCAGCTGACCGAACCGCTCACCGAGCACGGCCGGGCGTCCCTGACCCGGGTCGAGCAGCAGACCCTGCGGATGACCGCCCTGGTGGAGGACCTGCTGCTGCTCGCCCGCCTGGACGAGGGCCGCGCCCCGCAGCTGCGCGAGACCGACCTGGCCGAGCTCATGGCCGAGGCCCTCACCGACGCCTCCGCCGCCGGCCCCGACCACCGCTGGTCCCTGGACGTCCCCGAGAGCCCCGTGCCGGTGCGCGCCGACGCCGCCCAGCTGGGCCAGGTGCTGGCCAACCTGCTCTCCAACGCCCGCAAGCACACCCCGGCCGGCACCGCGGTCACCGCCGCGATCACCAGCACCGAGGACGGGTGGGCCCAGGCCAGCGTGCTCGACGAGGGCCCGGGCATCCCGGCGGCGTTCCAGGACCAGCTCTTCGAGCGCTTCAGCCGCCTGGACACCTCCCGCACCTCCCGGGAGGGCAGCACCGGACTGGGCCTGTCCATCGTCCGCTCCGTGGTCACCGCCCACGGCGGGGACGTCACCGTCGACTCCCGCCCCGGCCGCACCCTCTTCACCGTCCGCCTGCCGCTGCACACCGCCTGA